ccggggtcTCACCGTAGACGTAGAACACGGAGCTCCAGCCCGAGTACTGCACCAGCACCCCGGCCAGCGGCATGGCCACCACCGCCCCTGCGTAcgagcctggggacagggggacactgacactggggacagagagacactggggacagggtgacactggggacactggggacagagtgacactggggacagagtgacactggggacactgggacactggggacagcggCATGGCCACCACTGCCCCTGCGTAGGAACCTGGGGACAGAGTGACactgacactggggacagagtgacactgacactggggacagggggacagtgacactaacactggggacactggggacagagggacagagtaacactggggacactggggacagcggCATGGCCACCACCGCCCCTGCATAGGaacctggggacagggtgacactggggacagagtgacactggggacagcggCATGGCCACCACTGCTCCTGCGTACgagcctggggacaggacagggggacactggggacagccctggggacacacaggggacacctggggacagcggtgacGCTCCTGGGACGCCCGGGACACCCAGTAGCCCCAAGGCCGTGGTCACCCCCCAGACCCCCGGTAGCCCCAGTGGCCCCCCCGTACCGCAGAAGGCCGTGGTCGCCCCGGTAGCCCCCCCAGTAGCCCCAGTAGCCCCGGTAGCCCCCCCGGCAGCCCCGGTAGCCCCCCCGGTACCGCAGAAGGCCGTGGTCGCCAGGCGGCTCCGCTCCAGCGGCGGCGCCCACTTGCTCCAGATGCCGTGACAGGCGGGATAGGTCACACCCTGCGGGGGGCGGGGTCAGCCGGGACACGCCCACCCGACACGCCCACCGGACACACGGGACACGCCCATCGAACACACCCACGGGACACGCCCATCGAACACACCCACGGGACACGCCCACCGGACGCACCCAAAGGGACGCGCCCATTGGATACACCCACTGGAGACACCCAAAGGGACACGCCCGTTGGACACGCCCACGGACACGCCCTCGCTGGACACGCCCACGGACACGCCCATTGGACACGCCCACGGTCACGCCAATCGGACACGCCCAAAGGGACACGCCCACCCGGACAcgccctgggagggtgggaacGGCCACACCCCAAGGTCACCAGGTACACCCCAAAACCGACCTCGAAGGgccccaaaacacccaaaaaatcacccgaaaataccccaaaaacaatcccaaaaacaatcccaaaacacaaaccaccaacccaaaaacaacccaaaaccaaTCCCAAAACACCTCAAACACcccagaaacaccccaaaaccacaggaaaacaccccaaaccctctccaAAAACACAACaccaccccaaaacaccccaaaaccacccaaaaatgCACAATACCACctgaaaacaccccaaaaacaacccccaaaactacaggaaaacaccccaaaaacaatcccaaaccacAAACCatcaccccaaaacaccccaaacaccccaaaaccaacccaaaacagcccaaaaacaacccaaaacaccCAACAACACCCTaaaaccagcccaaaccagctcgaaacaccccaaaaacacccaaaaaatggaCAAAACCACCCCAATAAcaacccaaaacaccaaaactctCCTTGTAACCCTTCCCAAACACCCCAGAACCCCCCGAATCTGCCCCAGAACCCCCCGAATCtccccagaaccccccaaatttcccgAATCTCCCCCGAATCCCCcgaatttcccccaaatttcccccaaatccccgaACCCCCCGAATCTCCCCCAGAACCCCCCGAATCTTCCCcgaatttcccccaaatttcccccgAACCCCCCGATTTTCCCCCGACTCTCCCCCAGAACCCCCCGAACCTCCCCCAGAATCCCCCGAATTTCCCCCGAATTTCTCCCGAACCCCCCGAATTTCCCCCCGAACCtcccccagaaccccccaaattttccccaaaccCCCCGAATCTGCCCCAGAACCCCCCGAATTTCCCCCCgaaccccccaaatttcccccgAATCTCTCCCAATCACCCCAAAtcttccccaaatttccccagaACCCCCCGAATTTCCCCCGAATCTGCCCCGAACCCCCCGAATTTCCCCCGAACCCCCCGAATCTccccccgaaccccccgaaTTTCCCCAGAACCCCCCGAATTTCCCCCAAATCTGCCCTGaaaccccccaaattttccccgaatctcccccaaaccccccgaatttcccccaaatttcccccgAACCCCCCCGAATCTCCCCCAGAATCCCCGGAatctcccccaaaccccccaaatttcccccgAACCCCCCCGaatctcccccaaaatccccggaatctcccccaaaccccccaaatttcccccgAGCCCCCGGCCCCACCTCCACCAGCCCCTGCATGACTCTCACGGCGATGACGCAGCCCACGTGCGTGCGGGCGGCCGAGGGGATCAGCATGTTCAGCACCGAGGTGGCCACGATGGCCAGCCCGAACACCCTGTGGGCCACGGGGGGCTCAGCGGGCCGGCACACAGCCTGGGGGGCTACCAGACACCCTGGGAGGGCCACCAGACACCCTGGGAGGGCTACCAGACACCCTAGGGGCCAGCACACAGCCTCGGGGGGCCACCAGACACCCTCGGGGCCACCACCCCCACCTTGGGGCCACCAGCCTCCTCTCAGGGCCAGCAGGCCGCCCTCGGGCCAGCACACAGCCTGGGAGGGCTACCAGCCTGGGAGGGCTACCAGACACCCTCTGGGGGCCACCATCATCCCCTCAGGGCTACCATCCCTGTCAGGGCCACCAGCCCCCACCCCTCAGGGCCACCATCATCCCCTCAGGGCCACCAGCCCCCCTCAGGGCCACCATCCCTCTGAGGGCCACCAGCTCCCCCTCAGGGCTAGCACACACCCTCTGGGGGCCACCAGCCCTCTGAGGGCCACCATCCCCACCTCGGGGCCACCATTTCCCCGTGAGGGCCACCACCCCTCTAAGGGCCACCATCCCCACCTCGGGGCCACCAGCTCCCCCTCAGGGCCACAATTTCCCTCTCAGGGCCACCATCATCCACTCAGGGCCACCATTTCCCCCCTGGTGCCACCATCATCTCTCTCAGGGCCACCAGCCCTCCCCTGGGCCACCATTTCCCCCTCAGGGCCACCATCCCACCTCTGGGCCACCAGTTCCCTCTGAGGGCCACCAGCCCGGACCTGTTGGCAGCGAATTTCTGGGCGATGAAGCCGCCGGGGATCTGGGTGACGATGTAGCCCCAGAAGAACGAGCCGTGGATCATCCCCACGGTCTCGGGGTCCCAGCTGAACTGGGCGCGCTGTGGGCGGGGCAGGGGTCAGCTATGGGGTCAGGGGTCAGCTATGGGGTCAGGGGGTCAGTGAGGTCAGTGGGGTTATGGGGTcatggggtcagtggggtcatGGGGTCAATGGGGTCAGTGGAGTCATCAGGGTCAGCAGAGTCATGGGGTCAGCGGGGTCATGGGGTC
The sequence above is a segment of the Oenanthe melanoleuca isolate GR-GAL-2019-014 unplaced genomic scaffold, OMel1.0 S465, whole genome shotgun sequence genome. Coding sequences within it:
- the LOC130266997 gene encoding vesicular glutamate transporter 1-like, coding for RAQFSWDPETVGMIHGSFFWGYIVTQIPGGFIAQKFAANRVFGLAIVATSVLNMLIPSAARTHVGCVIAVRVMQGLVEGVTYPACHGIWSKWAPPLERSRLATTAFCGSYAGAVVAMPLAGVLVQYSGWSSVFYVY